A window of Oscillospiraceae bacterium contains these coding sequences:
- the lepB gene encoding signal peptidase I, whose product MKDDAKSEPRYGFTYNLADFMLSMVKVTAVLVVVLMLFFRYAVVDGDSMLPTFQDHDRVFAANILYEPQRLDVVAVFDSKLFHKPLIKRVIGLAGDKIVVDAEAGKVYVNDVALDDSYILEPTTETGNVIYPVVVPEGYIFVMGDNRNNSYDSRYTEIGMIKLQAVIGKVIYRFYPFDKMTSQFT is encoded by the coding sequence ATGAAAGACGACGCAAAGAGCGAGCCGAGATACGGTTTTACCTATAACTTAGCTGATTTTATGCTCAGTATGGTCAAGGTCACCGCAGTGTTGGTGGTCGTTTTAATGTTGTTCTTTCGCTATGCGGTGGTAGACGGCGATTCGATGCTCCCCACCTTTCAAGATCACGATCGCGTGTTTGCCGCCAACATCCTCTATGAACCGCAGCGGCTTGATGTCGTGGCAGTCTTTGACAGCAAGCTCTTTCATAAACCCCTGATCAAACGTGTCATCGGCTTAGCCGGCGACAAGATCGTGGTCGACGCAGAAGCCGGGAAGGTCTATGTCAACGATGTGGCGCTCGATGATTCCTATATTCTCGAACCCACCACCGAGACGGGCAACGTCATCTACCCCGTTGTTGTTCCAGAGGGTTATATCTTCGTCATGGGAGACAATCGCAACAATTCTTATGACAGCCGTTATACCGAGATCGGCATGATCAAACTCCAAGCTGTTATCGGAAAAGTCATATATCGATTTTATCCCTTCGACAAGATGACTTCACAATTCACATGA
- the ylqF gene encoding ribosome biogenesis GTPase YlqF — MRTDIQWYPGHMTKTRREIEAQLKFVDLVAELLDARLPQSSRNPDIDSIAAGKPRLIILNKSDLADRKITIAWAEKFRAQGLGAVITDCKSGYGIDKIKPAAFSLLAEKRARDQAKGMSKTVRMMVCGIPNVGKSALINRLAGGKKARVEDRPGVTRARQWITVDNEFELMDTAGVLWPKFEDKDAAVRLALTGAIKDTVLDTAELALKMLEYLSQTEPETLKARYDIDLDGTPLELFERICKRRGMLIKGGEPDYDRCATMLLDELRAGKLGAVSFEKP; from the coding sequence ATGAGAACCGATATTCAATGGTACCCCGGTCACATGACCAAAACCCGCCGCGAGATCGAGGCACAGCTCAAATTCGTCGATCTGGTGGCGGAATTGCTTGATGCGCGTTTACCGCAGTCGTCACGCAATCCCGATATCGACTCCATCGCAGCCGGAAAACCCCGGCTGATCATTTTAAATAAATCCGATCTCGCCGACCGAAAGATCACCATCGCCTGGGCCGAAAAATTCCGGGCGCAGGGTCTCGGTGCGGTCATCACCGATTGTAAAAGCGGTTACGGTATCGATAAAATCAAACCGGCCGCTTTTTCGCTGCTCGCAGAAAAACGCGCGCGCGATCAGGCTAAGGGCATGAGCAAAACCGTCCGAATGATGGTCTGCGGCATCCCGAATGTCGGCAAATCGGCATTAATCAACCGGCTTGCCGGCGGCAAAAAAGCCCGTGTCGAAGACCGCCCCGGCGTCACCCGGGCCCGCCAGTGGATTACGGTTGATAACGAATTCGAACTCATGGATACTGCCGGCGTTTTATGGCCGAAATTCGAAGATAAAGACGCAGCCGTCCGGCTTGCATTGACCGGCGCAATCAAAGACACCGTGCTTGACACCGCCGAACTCGCTTTAAAAATGCTCGAATACCTCTCCCAGACCGAACCTGAAACGCTCAAAGCGCGTTATGATATCGACCTCGACGGCACGCCGCTGGAACTGTTCGAACGTATCTGTAAAAGACGCGGAATGTTAATCAAAGGCGGAGAGCCGGATTATGACCGCTGCGCAACCATGTTATTGGACGAACTGCGCGCCGGAAAACTCGGTGCCGTCTCTTTCGAAAAGCCATGA
- a CDS encoding YraN family protein produces MAQKHPAPNRGTQGEDAAAIFLENSGFRILTRNFKVTEGELDIVAEKNALVHIVEVKQRANDKVERPAAWVNTAKQNRLRTAAMYWLSQSGCKMPFCFDIVEILGDEITLIENAF; encoded by the coding sequence CTGGCGCAAAAACACCCTGCTCCGAACAGAGGCACGCAGGGCGAGGATGCCGCCGCAATTTTTCTCGAAAACAGCGGCTTCCGCATTTTGACACGCAATTTCAAAGTCACCGAGGGCGAGTTGGATATCGTTGCCGAAAAGAACGCTCTCGTACATATCGTCGAAGTCAAACAGCGCGCAAACGATAAGGTTGAACGGCCCGCGGCCTGGGTCAATACGGCAAAACAAAACCGCCTCAGGACGGCCGCCATGTACTGGCTGTCCCAAAGCGGCTGCAAAATGCCGTTTTGCTTTGATATCGTCGAAATTCTCGGCGACGAAATCACCCTTATCGAAAACGCCTTTTAA
- the thiT gene encoding energy-coupled thiamine transporter ThiT has translation MATKKIRNKKLLVLTEGAIMVALSAVLSFLRIRIGAEGGSIDFAMIPLMVYALRRGVWPGFMAGAVAGMIQYFSEGYAVNIWSLIMDYPLAYMMIGLAGLMMLKKSSGGWAVGAVIGGFARYIVHIVSGVVFYASYASSTVWIFNTPTVWIYSTAYNALYMIPGIVISTIACAALAKPLSKALME, from the coding sequence ATGGCAACAAAGAAAATCAGAAACAAAAAGTTGTTGGTGCTGACAGAGGGCGCTATTATGGTTGCGTTGTCCGCAGTGCTCAGCTTTCTGCGCATTCGGATCGGCGCGGAGGGCGGTTCGATCGACTTCGCGATGATTCCGCTGATGGTCTATGCGCTACGGCGCGGCGTCTGGCCGGGATTCATGGCCGGTGCGGTAGCCGGTATGATTCAGTATTTCAGTGAAGGTTATGCGGTCAATATTTGGTCGTTGATTATGGATTATCCGTTGGCTTATATGATGATCGGGCTTGCGGGTCTGATGATGTTGAAAAAGAGCTCCGGCGGCTGGGCCGTGGGCGCTGTGATCGGCGGATTTGCGCGTTATATCGTCCATATCGTGAGCGGCGTGGTCTTTTATGCGAGTTACGCGTCGTCGACGGTTTGGATTTTCAACACGCCGACGGTTTGGATTTATTCGACCGCTTATAATGCACTCTACATGATCCCCGGCATTGTGATTTCGACCATAGCTTGTGCAGCGTTGGCAAAACCGCTTTCTAAGGCGCTGATGGAGTGA
- a CDS encoding sigma-70 family RNA polymerase sigma factor, with protein MKSTENEKLRSPQREKLITENLGLVRAAAHRFRGRGIDYDDLYQAGCVGLCKAADGFDPERGLRFSTYAVPAILGEIKRQFRDGGSVKVGRTLKQLSMNALKIRESYCHEHGCEPTVSELAALLGVEPETAADAIQAAAPTISLTVSNDEDEATQLDIPVPFEEEKLTDRISLIRAMKELEEDDRELLRLRYFCMLTQTEAAKRLDMTQVQVSRREKKLLLFLRKLLG; from the coding sequence ATGAAGAGTACGGAAAATGAAAAACTCCGCTCTCCCCAGCGCGAAAAGCTGATTACAGAGAACCTCGGTCTTGTCCGCGCTGCCGCACATCGGTTCCGAGGCCGCGGGATTGATTACGATGACTTATATCAAGCCGGCTGCGTGGGGCTTTGCAAGGCAGCGGACGGGTTTGACCCCGAACGCGGGCTGCGCTTTTCAACTTATGCTGTTCCGGCGATTTTGGGCGAGATCAAACGGCAGTTCCGAGACGGCGGCAGCGTTAAAGTCGGTCGGACTTTGAAGCAGCTCTCGATGAACGCGCTGAAAATACGGGAGAGCTATTGCCATGAACACGGCTGTGAACCGACGGTATCGGAACTGGCCGCGCTTTTAGGCGTGGAACCCGAGACAGCGGCCGATGCGATTCAGGCCGCCGCTCCGACGATTTCTTTGACGGTCAGCAATGATGAAGATGAAGCGACCCAGCTCGACATCCCCGTCCCGTTCGAGGAGGAAAAACTGACCGACCGTATCTCGCTGATCAGGGCGATGAAAGAACTCGAGGAGGACGACCGTGAGTTATTGCGGCTGCGCTATTTTTGCATGCTGACTCAGACCGAAGCGGCAAAACGGCTTGATATGACGCAGGTGCAGGTCTCCCGCCGGGAGAAAAAACTATTGTTGTTTTTGCGAAAACTGCTGGGTTGA
- the spoIIAB gene encoding anti-sigma F factor: MKVVNRMRLTVPAKSVNESFLRAIAGCFAAQADPPCDLISDVKTAVSEAVTNCIVHAYPNGGGEIIMAAKLTADGMLYIKISDKGRGIPDVKKAMEPLFTTSTGGERSGLGFTVMQQFTDSVSVRSKPGKGTAVTLKKRLIAPEAEKGPGRKGHQGARN; the protein is encoded by the coding sequence ATGAAAGTGGTCAACAGAATGCGGCTGACGGTTCCGGCCAAGTCGGTTAATGAGAGTTTTTTACGGGCGATTGCAGGCTGCTTTGCGGCACAGGCGGATCCGCCCTGCGATTTGATTTCCGACGTCAAGACGGCTGTGAGCGAAGCGGTGACCAATTGTATCGTACATGCTTATCCAAACGGCGGGGGCGAGATTATCATGGCGGCCAAACTGACTGCGGATGGGATGCTTTACATAAAGATCTCGGACAAGGGCCGCGGAATTCCGGACGTTAAGAAAGCCATGGAACCGTTGTTTACCACATCAACCGGCGGCGAACGCTCGGGCCTCGGGTTCACTGTGATGCAGCAATTTACCGACAGCGTCTCGGTGCGCTCCAAACCGGGCAAAGGAACTGCGGTGACGTTGAAAAAGCGGCTCATTGCCCCGGAAGCCGAAAAAGGACCCGGCAGGAAAGGGCATCAGGGTGCCCGGAATTGA
- a CDS encoding anti-sigma factor antagonist (This anti-anti-sigma factor, or anti-sigma factor antagonist, belongs to a family that includes characterized members SpoIIAA, RsbV, RsfA, and RsfB.) — MLIKISLDKVTVYLSGEIDHHEAARLRPQIDDALLRKRPTETELDFSDVTFIDSSAIGLVMGRFRIVEAWSGKIAVSGLTARQKRVMKLAGLDRIAEFRESEKGDNGHESGQQNAADGSGQVG, encoded by the coding sequence ATGCTGATTAAAATTTCGCTCGATAAAGTGACTGTTTATCTGAGCGGGGAGATTGACCATCACGAAGCCGCACGTCTGCGGCCTCAAATTGACGATGCGCTTTTACGTAAACGCCCTACAGAGACCGAACTGGATTTTTCCGACGTGACTTTTATCGACAGCTCGGCCATCGGATTGGTGATGGGTAGGTTTCGCATTGTCGAGGCCTGGAGCGGGAAAATCGCAGTCAGCGGATTGACAGCGCGCCAAAAAAGAGTGATGAAATTGGCGGGGTTGGATCGGATCGCGGAATTCAGGGAAAGTGAGAAAGGGGATAACGGACATGAAAGTGGTCAACAGAATGCGGCTGACGGTTCCGGCCAAGTCGGTTAA
- the secG gene encoding preprotein translocase subunit SecG, with translation MSVFEYVIGALLLVVSIVLTVVILLQKERASTSANAFQADTSDSYYSKNSGRTKEAAYSKITVILSVAMFVLAIAINIFINVTNNSDETTSDETSSVVSSEETSATSSEMDALESMLSTVLASSTETSVEASTETSAESSVETSSVVSTVSEG, from the coding sequence ATGAGCGTTTTTGAATACGTCATCGGCGCCTTGCTGCTGGTGGTGTCCATCGTGCTCACCGTTGTAATCTTGCTCCAAAAAGAGAGAGCAAGCACCTCTGCCAACGCATTTCAGGCAGATACTTCGGACAGTTATTACAGCAAAAACAGCGGCCGCACCAAAGAAGCCGCATACAGTAAAATTACGGTGATTTTATCGGTCGCGATGTTCGTCCTTGCGATCGCAATCAATATTTTCATCAATGTCACCAACAATTCCGATGAAACGACCTCTGATGAGACAAGCAGCGTCGTTTCCTCCGAAGAGACTTCTGCGACAAGTTCCGAGATGGACGCACTTGAATCCATGCTCAGCACCGTGCTCGCCTCTTCAACAGAGACCTCTGTTGAAGCCTCTACCGAAACTTCGGCTGAATCTTCTGTCGAAACCAGCTCGGTGGTTTCCACTGTCAGCGAGGGCTGA
- the spoIID gene encoding stage II sporulation protein D — protein MSKLKTGIAFAVVCLITAPLIAQVASKLSEPVETVSASEVTTASEIPTMSQFFEAIYADLGTGSSSEAAGNESDYKVYLAASGKVVTLTPKDYLRGAVAAEMPLEYPDEALKAQIITAHTYAVSYKIRERSSPTAALAGADISDDPAVGQSYISDTEIKTLYPDDWEERIAHLDELIEEVGDLIMIYEGEPIVATYHAISCGMTESAQNIWGAYSPYLVSVDSSEDEDSPDFLSKVMLGEDEAETVLKAAGCELSSEPKNWFSELLRTPVGYVSAAKIGGVSLTGAQLREMFGLRSACFEVTYKNSVFTFTVKGWGHGVGMSQYGAGALARAGKTYSEILKTYYKGISFCEL, from the coding sequence ATGAGTAAATTGAAAACCGGCATCGCTTTTGCGGTGGTTTGCTTGATTACAGCGCCGTTGATCGCACAGGTGGCGTCAAAGCTGAGCGAACCGGTTGAAACGGTGAGCGCTTCGGAAGTGACAACGGCTTCGGAGATCCCTACGATGTCGCAGTTTTTCGAAGCGATTTATGCGGATCTGGGTACGGGAAGTTCTTCGGAGGCGGCCGGAAATGAGTCGGACTATAAGGTCTATTTGGCCGCGAGCGGCAAGGTCGTGACTCTGACGCCGAAAGATTATCTGCGCGGTGCGGTAGCTGCCGAAATGCCGCTGGAATATCCCGATGAGGCCTTGAAGGCTCAGATTATTACGGCACACACCTATGCGGTGAGTTATAAAATCCGAGAGCGCAGCAGTCCGACGGCTGCGTTGGCCGGGGCTGATATTTCCGATGATCCGGCGGTCGGTCAGTCGTATATCAGCGATACGGAGATAAAAACGCTGTATCCCGACGATTGGGAGGAACGGATCGCGCATCTTGACGAGCTGATCGAGGAGGTGGGCGATCTGATTATGATTTACGAGGGCGAGCCGATTGTCGCGACCTATCACGCCATCAGCTGCGGTATGACCGAGAGCGCGCAGAATATCTGGGGCGCTTATTCACCGTATCTGGTCAGCGTGGACAGTTCCGAGGACGAGGATTCGCCCGATTTTTTGTCGAAGGTGATGCTCGGTGAAGACGAAGCGGAAACGGTGCTCAAGGCGGCCGGATGCGAACTGTCGTCGGAACCGAAAAATTGGTTTTCCGAGCTTCTGAGGACGCCTGTCGGATATGTCAGTGCCGCCAAAATCGGCGGAGTTTCGCTGACGGGGGCACAACTGCGTGAGATGTTCGGATTGCGTTCGGCCTGTTTTGAAGTGACTTATAAAAACAGCGTCTTCACGTTTACGGTGAAGGGATGGGGTCACGGCGTGGGGATGAGCCAATATGGGGCCGGCGCGTTGGCAAGGGCGGGGAAGACTTATTCGGAAATATTGAAAACCTATTATAAGGGAATCTCATTTTGTGAGTTGTGA
- a CDS encoding DnaD domain protein, whose translation MKFEIVDFSGGFEFLKPAAPYIQNAGALSLKILFTLLTEGGFHSDTLSSQLGCEEKELRDALVYWVDCGLFSRCGGKLTLAAVTPEPKPTLKKPLPASIAAVPIMTSDEAARRIKDSEELKFLIEQMQQCFGRLLTQNEVSQMVSVCDYSGLPIDIMILLVGYCSSVGKTSMAYIKKVAMDWGERGIVTQQQADEQLKALASQSRADEIVTKALDITGRKLVAREREYANDWVAVLGFDGEMIAEAYSQCALATGKRDFRYIDKILHTWSENGVATLEQAKIFKQNRFTKASRKKTDEAANDEFLKNALSIKDV comes from the coding sequence TTGAAATTTGAAATCGTGGATTTTTCCGGCGGTTTTGAATTTCTGAAACCCGCAGCTCCCTATATCCAAAACGCCGGTGCGCTGTCCCTGAAAATCCTGTTTACCCTTCTCACCGAAGGCGGATTCCACTCTGATACACTGTCATCCCAATTGGGCTGTGAAGAAAAAGAACTGCGCGACGCGCTGGTCTATTGGGTCGACTGCGGCCTGTTTTCACGCTGCGGCGGTAAACTCACCCTTGCTGCGGTGACGCCGGAACCGAAACCGACGTTAAAAAAGCCACTGCCCGCCAGTATCGCAGCGGTTCCGATTATGACCTCCGACGAGGCCGCCAGACGTATCAAAGACAGTGAGGAATTAAAATTCTTAATTGAACAGATGCAGCAGTGCTTCGGCCGACTGCTGACCCAGAACGAAGTCTCTCAAATGGTCTCGGTCTGCGATTATTCGGGCCTTCCGATCGATATTATGATCCTGCTGGTCGGCTACTGCTCTTCAGTGGGAAAGACCTCAATGGCCTACATAAAAAAAGTCGCGATGGATTGGGGCGAACGAGGCATCGTCACCCAGCAGCAAGCCGACGAACAGCTCAAAGCGCTGGCCTCTCAATCCCGTGCCGACGAAATCGTCACTAAAGCGCTGGACATCACGGGGAGAAAACTCGTGGCCCGCGAACGCGAATACGCCAATGATTGGGTAGCCGTACTCGGTTTCGACGGCGAGATGATTGCCGAGGCCTATTCCCAGTGTGCACTGGCAACCGGAAAACGTGATTTTCGATATATCGATAAGATTTTACATACCTGGAGTGAAAACGGAGTCGCCACCCTTGAACAAGCCAAGATCTTCAAACAAAACCGCTTTACAAAGGCCTCTCGTAAAAAAACAGATGAGGCTGCAAACGATGAATTTTTGAAAAATGCCTTGTCTATTAAAGACGTTTGA